Proteins encoded in a region of the Euleptes europaea isolate rEulEur1 chromosome 3, rEulEur1.hap1, whole genome shotgun sequence genome:
- the RNF19B gene encoding E3 ubiquitin-protein ligase RNF19B: protein MGSEKDSESPRSTSVHAAAPPSKCPKTGSVRGGGGGGSSSGGGGVGSRGRRRLLSFQSVFSAAASAASSSASGGGVRRRRAKAKPEPPQAKAAAAAAEEKSAAAVVPDLPSPALLPPPTPTVLGDGEGSAAAACAGACEEGPGSPSPPSPSSSSSSSSPSELECPLCLVRQPAGNAPRLLSCPHRSCRSCLRQYLRIEITESRVNISCPECSERLNPADIRLLLWDSPHLVAKYEEFMLRRCLAADPDCRWCPAPDCGYAVIAYGCASCPKLTCEREGCQTEFCYHCKQIWHPNQTCDMARQQRAQTLRVRTKHTSGLSYGQESGPADDIKPCPRCSAYIIKMNDGSCNHMTCAVCGCEFCWLCMKEISDLHYLSPSGCTFWGKKPWSRKKKILWQLGTLIGAPVGISLIAGIAIPAMVIGIPVYVGRKIHSRYEGKKTSQHKRNLAITGGVTLSVIASPVIAAVSVGIGVPIMLAYVYGVVPISLCRGGGCGVSTANGKGVKIEFDEDDGPITVADAWRALKNPSIGESSIEGLTSVLSTSGSPTDGLSVMQGNYSETASFAALSGGTLSGGVLLGGKGKYSRLEVQADVQKEIFPKDSVSLGAISDNASTRAMAGSIISSYNPQDRECNNMEIQVDIETKPSHYQLVSGSSTEDSLHVHTQMAENEEEEAEEEQEQPCSPQSCEPKDCAASRTWDITLAQPESIRSDLESSDSQSDDVPDITSDECDSPCPQTAACLRPPNARGAESPSAHIGQCAQAEAHRPEEIVSALECIEARV from the exons aTGGGCTCGGAGAAGGACTCGGAGTCGCCGCGCTCGACCTCCGTTCACGCGGCCGCCCCGCCGTCCAAATGCCCGAAGACCGGCTCGgtgcgaggcggcggcggcggaggtagcagcagcggcggcggcggagtaGGCAGCcgaggccgccgccgcctgctcagcttccaaagcGTCTTCTCGGCCGCCGCCTCGGCCGCTTCGTCGTCGGCCTCCGGGGGAGGggtccgccgccgccgcgccaaGGCCAAGCCGGAGCCGCCTCAGgccaaggcggcggcggcggcggcggaggagaaGAGTGCGGCGGCGGTCGTGCCAGACCTGCCCTCGCCCGCGCTCCTTCCGCCTCCGACGCCCACCGTCCTGGGCGACGGGGAGGGAAGCGCCGCCGCCGCGTGTGCCGGGGCCTGCGAGGAGGGCCCGGGCTCCCCGTCGCCGCCGTCCCCGTCCTCCTCGTCGTCGTCGTCATCCCCCTCGGAGCTGGAGTGCCCGCTGTGCCTGGTGCGGCAGCCGGCGGGCAACGCGCCGCGCCTCCTCTCGTGCCCGCACCGCTCGTGCCGCTCGTGCCTCCGCCAGTACCTGCGCATCGAGATCACCGAGTCGCGGGTCAACATCAGCTGCCCCGAGTGCAGCGAGCGCCTCAACCCGGCCGACATCCGCCTCCTCCTGTGGGACTCGCCCCACCTCGTCGCCAAGTATGAGGAGTTCATGCTCCGGCGCTGCCTGGCCGCCGACCCGGACTGCCGCTGGTGCCCGGCCCCGGACTGCGG TTACGCCGTTATTGCTTACGGATGTGCCAGCTGCCCCAAACTGACATGTGAGAGAGAAGGCTGTCAGACTGAGTTCTGCTATCATTGCAAACAGATATGGCACCCAAACCAAACATGCGACATGGCTCGTCAACAAAGGGCACAGACTCTGAGAGTACGGACGAAGCACACGTCAGGCCTCAGTTATGGACAAGAATCTGGACCAG CAGATGATATCAAGCCATGTCCGCGTTGCAGTGCTTACATCATCAAGATGAATGATGGCAGCTGTAATCACATGACCTGTGCAGTGTGTGGCTGTGAATTCTGTTGGCTGTGCATGAAGGAGATTTCAGATTTGCATTACCTCAG TCCTTCTGGCTGTACATTCTGGGGCAAGAAGCCGTGGAGTCGTAAAAAGAAGATTCTTTGGCAGCTGGGAACATTGATTGGAGCCCCAGTGGGCATTTCTCTCATTGCCGGCATTGCCATTCCAGCCATGGTCATTGGCATCCCCGTTTATGTTGGGAGAAAG ATCCACAGCAGGTACGAGGGAAAGAAAACCTCCCAGCACAAGAGGAACCTGGCTATCACAGGAGGTGTAACCTTGTCTGTCATTGCATCTCCTGTCATTGCTGCTGTCAGCGTAG GTATTGGAGTCCCTATTATGTTGGCATATGTCTACGGAGTTGTGCCAATTTCATTGTGCCGTGGCGGCGGCTGTGGAGTTAGCACAGCCAACGGGAAGGGAGTTAAAATAGAGTTTGATGAAGATGATGGGCCAATTACAG TGGCAGATGCTTGGAGAGCTCTGAAGAATCCCAGCATTGGGGAGAGCAGCATTGAAGGCCTTACGAGTGTGCTGAGCACCAGTGGAAGCCCTACCGACGGCCTCAGTGTCATGCAGGGCAACTACAGTGAGACAGCCAGCTTCGCTGCCCTCTCGGGAGGCACCTTGAGCGGTGGAGTGCTGTTGGGCGGGAAAGGAAAATACAGCCG ACTGGAAGTGCAGGCTGATGTGCAGAAAGAGATCTTCCCTAAGGACTCGGTTAGCCTCGGAGCCATTAGTGACAACGCCAGCACCCGCGCCATGGCAGGATCCATCATTAGTTCTTACAATCCCCAGGACAG AGAGTGTAACAACATGGAGATCCAGGTTGACATAGAAACCAAGCCAAGCCATTATCAGCTGGTTAGCGGGAGCAGCACGGAGGACTCTCTGCACGTTCACACTCAGATGGCCGAGAACGAGGAGGAAGAAGCCGAGGAGGAGCAGGAACAGCCGTGCAGCCCTCAGAGCTGCGAGCCAAAGGACTGCGCTGCCAGCAGGACCTGGGACATCACTCTGGCGCAGCCCGAAAGCATCCGCAGTGACTTGGAGAGCTCCGACAGTCAGTCGGACGACGTGCCCGACATTACCTCGGATGAATGTGATTCCCCCTGCCCCCAGACTGCTGCCTGCCTGCGTCCCCCCAATGCCAGAGGTGCCGAGAGCCCAAGTGCCCACATTGGCCAGTGCGCCCAAGCCGAGGCGCACAGGCCAGAGGAGATCGTCTCGGCGTTGGAGTGCATCGAGGCACGAGTGTGA